The sequence TTATTTGATGGATTTAGTCGAGTTTTCTTAGCTTTATGGTCGTAGAGCAATCATCCCGTAAATGATCATTACCAATTACTAACAAAATTTGGAaagaatatatattattttaacttACGAAATGtgtttaatttttaaaacaaaaagagGGAAAATGATTGTCacctaaatttttgaatttttgaaagtaacataaatctttatttttatgaagtatatatatatatatctattataCACTACTTTAGTTTTCACTTGATAAAATTACACTATATACATTGCAGGCATATATTTTCCAAATATATTAAAAGGGTAGCGCATGGCTATGGCATCAATCATCATAAAAGGAAAAGGACAAGAATGAATAAATGGATAGATATTAGgaagaaaatttgaaaatgatTGGAAAATGGGACCCTTTTCATATTGTAATTTTTCTGTTATGACGAAATTAAAGCCTTCGTGACAACCTTCCCTACTTACCAAATATCTGGACCATTTTGCAGTATATTCCATATCCCAAATCAATAAATGTTACTCCATAATCAATAtattcttaaattaagaattaagtgatgaattttatttttaaaactttttaaagtaaataattttaaaaattatttgaatataataaataaaaaaaaaatgtagaaaatataaaattattgagttctaagttaaaaataataaaaataaattaaaatttaacatATGATGTATAGTTATAAACCAAAAATCATAAGCTCATTCAAATCGGTTCTAAGTTTTCATACCGGACTCAATCCAATTGAGTTCATAGTGTCTACCAATTTCGCCATATTGCCCCACTCTTTTTGGTTTGAAGTTTGAGATTTGCATCTCAGTTACAATGCCTTTCtagaggattttattttatttctctaaaaAAGAAGAGattgttaaaaaaagaaaaagtacagATGAATATGAGAACGTCCTCTAATGTCGAGAGAATTATAAGTATAAAACTTCAAAAAAGAATCAATTTGAACCAAATCTTTTTGATGTCAAGATAATAGCCGTGAATAATCATTGACTTTCGAAAAAGAgtagatgattttatttttttttattaagagaCATACAATACATTTATTTACATTATGCTTCAATCAGGTTATTCGATCCCACAAAAAAGAATCCGTTCACCAAGAGTTAGGTGTATTAAAGAAATTATCTAGCtgttttttcatttctcataaaaatttaaaacatccATCTCtcataattttcaataatttaatttaCACCTCGGATGCAATAAACACATCAATTTTGGAACTCAAGTccactctttataaaatcatattCACTTGTGGGCGGTGAATATTTTACACTACTTTGATTCAGgtgttcttttaaaaaaaaaaaaattgaaagtagAGAAAGATGAAATGGGTGAGGGAATCACAAAGTGGAAAGTCAAACTCTTATCAATAAGGTGAAAATTCAGATAGTCAACTAACAACAGCTACTAAGATTTACCAATACGGTGCGGGGGTTCTGGTTGCCTCGCACCTGAGAAAGTAGTAAAAAAAGATCTCAGAGGCTATTTAGGTGAAAGTTTATTTGTTGAGTGAATTCAGAGTGTTTTGTTAAATACACTTAAATTGTATTATCTGCAAATGCTCCTAGTTAGGTTTGATGTTGAGTGATTTAACATTTTCTTTAATCAGAGCATATTCCTCATAATGTGATATCCACAAAAAGCACTTTAGTATCTCAAAATATAACCTAACAGCTAAAAACAGACATAGTTAACCCATCCAAGGCACATACTGTGTCTTGTTTATCTGATCTGCACTTTCCTATCTTGGTATGAAATAAAGCAAGGTACCAATAATATATTATCCATTCATATCTCCATTGGTTAGTATTAATGGAAAGGTTCCATACCTAACGTGACAAACATCTCCTATGAAAAAGATTAACTCCAATTTAGTTGTAGGTAGCAAGGTCAAGCAAAAGTACATGTAAGTAGCAGAAGATGCTTGAACTTTTCCTTTTAATTAGAGTATAAAGTATTTTCTAGACATCTTAGGCTAGTATGATATGTAAACAAgcaaataaaactaaagtaagaTCATGGCAACtgagagttctctttccaacTATCCTCTTTTGTATGGTGTGAAGCATAAGCTGCCTTAAGCTCTTTATAGAATATAACCTTTTTCTTCAAACCTTCGACTTGCTAATTACATTAGCAGCAGGAGGCATCAAGCAGAAAGTACCATCATCTTGTTTCGACTAGTCATTCTTCTAAGGTTCTGTGTGCAATTGTATACTCAGAATTTCCAGTGAATAAAACAGCCACAATTGGTTCCAGTTACACGGGGATCCATGCTCCATTGCCCCTTTGACTATCTTTCTGCAAGCTTAATCTGAGATGTGCATAGAAGGTTGAATATATTTAATGATGTTGATCTATGAGCTTGTAATGAAAGCCTAAACAAGTCAGTATCAGTACCTCCATTGACTAAGACCGTGGAGATAAAGCTTCATCATTAATGCATGAAGGTTTTTTTGCATTGTAGTAAAAATATGCTATCATTCGAACCAAGTCATCAGCCATACGAATGTCTGCCCAGATTTATCCAAAGTTGCAAAGTAAGCAATCATCCCAACATAACAGTGAATTTAGCTGAAAAGATTACAAGTACTTCATCAAAGTAGTGAGGGAATATATAAGAAGTACCTTTTTCCCTGTACAGTATCCTGTTTCCTCGTAAAAACAATATCTGTGGACATTCTTTAACTTTAAGCGCGTAGGCTAGATCCCTCTCAATATTTATGTCAATCTTCACAGTCTACACCAAGTAATTAGGGGAAAGGTAAGATAAGAGGGTTTACTAACAGACAATGTAAGGAGAAGTGATTATGTTTCACAAACCCGAGGAGGCAAGCGCTCTTTGGCACTCCAATACACCTTGGCTGCTTTCTCTAGCTCCTTAAGAGCTTTCCAGTTGTCACTAGCCCTGTGCAATGATGAAATTATCTCAGAGAACATAAGAGATTTACAATTGCCTATAGAATATATATCATCTATGAAATTCAGTTAGTAAACAAAACAAGATTCACTTGCCGATTGTATCTCTCGAAAACAAAAACAATGAGGGGACTGGGATGAAAAGCAAAGCTCTCCCACTCAAGACAATTGATTTCCTTCACCCAACAATCATCAATTTCTCCCTCCCAATCAATCTCAACTCCATCTTCTCCTATTACATTTTTTATTGGATGCTTGTCAAAATACTCTGATGCTCTAATTCCCCATCCAACATCTGCATCTAGAGGCCAATCTGGATCCTCCTCCTCAAcgatcattttcttttctttcataccccCACTGctttcatcttcatcatcactacTTTCATCAGAATCAGTGTCATCATCAACCCTATCTTTGAGGATATTCTCGGTATCTTTTATTATTTCAGAGTTCTGCTCCCGGATAGAGGCAAATGTCTTTTCTAGTGAATCACGAACAAAATCCTCAACTGCAGCTGCTTCGCCCCTGCGACCACGCCTTGGTTTTTTAGGGAGTGTTATTGGGAAGATTTTGGCAGAATCTTTGTCTTCATTATGAGTAACTTTACTTTCCTGGGGCCTTTTAGCTTTCCTACGCCTTGAACCAGCGTTTTGCTTAGGATCAGAGAAATGTTCCTCCTCGGACTTTATTGAAGTGGCAAAGCAAGTCAGACGTTTCAAAGGACGTGGCAATGCGAAGTTATGGAAAGAGCAAGAACTACACTGTTGCCCTGCTTTGAGTGCTGAGAGTGGTGAAAGCGcacaaaagttaaaatttaatgCAGAATGGATGATCATCTTCCCTCGCGTAAATACTTTGCTGGGCGGATTAAAATCTCTATGAGGGATAACTCCTAATATAAGAAACCTGTTGATAACACcaatcaaaatcaagaaacaaCTTTATCAAATTCTTCAAGTCGATAAAACACAAAACTGAAAACCTACACTTCATAGCAGATAAAACTAAACATCAAATATCTACACCAGTCTTATGCACATATACTAATTTATTACtaaaagataaacaaaataaGAGAATGACAAGCATTACATTcaaaatgaatttaaacaaagtcAAATGTAGAGGCCATAACATTGATGTTGAATTGTTGAGCACAATAGTAGCTCCTATTAAGTTCCATTTAACAAAaacattttatattttgttgcTAGTGTTGTTTCGTCCATTGTTTTCCACATGACTTCTTTCTACTGTATTTCCTTTTCGTActgattttgttaatttttttttccgaGCTGAAGGGTCCAACGGGAACAGTCTCTCCACCTGCAGAAGGTAGGGATGACGCTTCCCCAGACCTCGCTTATGAAATTATACCGACACAACGAAATAATGTAGAAGGAATTAGAGGTTGAAAGTCTAATGGGCAAATAATCAAACATGTGGTGTGCATAGGTCATCAGACCGTCCTTACACCTATAATCAAACAGTACATTAATTATGTAGTACGACGTAACTTCACGGTAAGCAGTAGAAGAAAGCTAAAGCTTAATCAATCGTAGAATCAAAGTTTGTAATAATAATTTGCACGACTTAGCTACCTCTTGTGAAAAATACAACTCTAGAAAGACAAAGGACTGTACCTGGGAATGAAGAAGCTTTGTTCAGTCGCTATTTGTTCTAATCCAATTACAAATAACTTAAGTGTCAGTTTTTATTGAATATCACTGTATGGTTTTGACGGATGGGAGGGGAcaacaaatgaaataaaaaaagaccCAATATTTATTTGAGATAGACATTTTTTACcattaacttatccttcaaattcacTTTTAACATTTATacttaacttttatttatttatccctttaatatctttaaaatatatttatttgacCCTTAAAGTTGACGTGCCATCTTTTAAAAACAAAGGGcgtatttatttattaaaaaaattaatttaagtaatcttatatttaaaatgtaatgaaaaatagttttaaaaaattaaaattaaaataaaaaatggacacttttttcttctttctttcttcttcaaatcatcatcaacaacaacactcaaACCTCTATTAacaatctcaattttttttcactttcctccgtTAACAACACAATCTaagaacaacactttcctttaattttttcactttccttcatTAACAACACCACTCAAGAGcaatattttcctttaatttttttcactttccttcaataacaacactttcctttaatttttttcactttcctccattaaacaccacccaagaacaaacataaaaatactattaaataattttctccATTAAACAACATCTCAACCTTCAATTCAACTCCctcaaaatttagataaaaattaaattaaattgatgattttattttctaatCACTTATCATCAATtagatttcttttaatttttacttttgaatttttttgtcaataagacaatttgaaaaaattaattttaacttgatgaaagtatttttgtgtttgaataaGAAAGAATAGGATGGAGGTGGGGGTTGGAAGGGAGAAAGAATGGGGGAGGGCGCTGGAAGAGTGGGGTAGAGGTAGGGCTGAAAGGGGAGAAAAAATGGCGGGTGGGGGAGGTGCTGGAAGGGGAGAAAGAACGGGGGTAGGGTGGGGTGAAAGGAAGGAAGGGAAGAAGagcggggggagggggggttgagttttttattatatatataaatacataaaaatagtatgtgtgtgggatttttttttaaatcctaatttcttACGAGGAAATGACTTGGCACTGGCGTGACACTGATTTGACACTAACATGGCACGTGTGTAACTCATTCTCCATTGtaagagtggtattcagttttgaggggtgaaacaaatacattttaaagatgttaagggaggtaaataaataaaaattaagtttaagtgctaaagtgagtttggaggacaagttcaggggggaaaagatgtattttctcaatttatttaCTCACTTTTAAGCAGTTAGGGGTCGTTTAGTGTTTTAGCATGAGCTTTGAGGTACTACAATTTTGGATAAAATGTAGTATTGCTTTATTCTGTATtcgaaaaaaggtcaaaaatattcCCGAACTATCTAAAATGGACCAAAAATATCCCTCattagttttttggctcaaaaatacccctccgttaaatatttggctaaaaaatgcccctcCCCTTAacggaattcggaaaaggatcaaaaatacccctgaactatcttaaatggatcaaaaatacctctcgttagttttttggctaaaaaatactcctctgttaaatatttggctaaaaaatactccTCCtcttaacgaaattccaccaagcatgccacctagataaaaaaaaaaacacgtgattatgccacattaccatccacatgtaaaatattagtattttttttttaattatatgacattcctttcttcttgatgaaggagttaaataaaaagattatattcagtgatgttgatttattttttatggacTCAACGAATGTTGAtagtttttaattttatgtttaatcatcaagtattcttagattttttgaaaatttcactttcagaaaagtaaatgacatttaatatattttaatcagtagaaaaacatggatataattttctttaataatctaagtgaaaagtttatcatataatgaaaaaaattgattaatttgtaatactttaacaaaatttatttagtacCTTTCCAATGTCGAGAAATCTCAAAAGCGTTAAACTAAATTCAGTAAAAatactgatttattttattttatttaaatatttttaaaaaattttaaatttgctaatcatatttttttttagatcaaTAAAAAtgctttacaaaaaaataaatataaaaataaaaataaagaagaaaggaatgtcatataattaaaaaatactaacattttacatgtggatggtaatgtgacATAGCCACGTGGTttgttttttttatctaggtgggaTGCTTGGTgaaatttcgttaaggggaggggtatgtTTCAGCCAAacatttaacagaggggtatttttcaGCCAAAAAACCAACGAgaggtatttttgatccattttagaTAGTATAGggatatttttgactcttttccGAATTTCAttaaagggaggggtatttttgagctaaatatttaacggagggatatttttgagccaaaaatataacgaggggtatttttgagctattttagATAGTTCAGAGATATTTTTGAGTCTTTTCCATTCTGTATTTGATTGGATCTATTAGTTAATATCAagattattttttcactatttatatcataataaaataaattatctcatatacatggtgggataactatttcaaaattaattattccgAGACCTCTTAGTGTTACATTTTTTTCTAGTGTCTTTTAACGCTCTCTACaaaaaatatgtttaaataaaaaataacaagtaacGAAAGTAGAATAGAGGGATAATTAAAAGTTATAttaggaagagaagaaaaaaacatTATGAATGAAATTTTAAAAGGCTTGATCAGACAAAAAATTCctaaaatttgtaaaacaataagTTGGTGTTTTGAGTGATTAACTTATGCCTTTGATGAATTAAGCATATAAATATTTGGTTTATAAGTACTTTTTATGTTCACCAAATgtgtaaataaatttaaaaaatactagTGACAAACTAGTTTATAACTTAAAGTTTAGCCAAAACAGAATACTAAATTATATTATGGTAATTTGGAATTGATTCACATAACAGGAACTTCAGAGTCTAATTGATTCCTTCATGGGCTATTATCAACgagaagagttgaaaattgagtTCTTTTTATTTGTCCGAACTTTGTTAGATAGAGTTCACTCAATATCTGTGCCGGTAGAAGATAATATCTCGTGAAATTTAATTAATCGAATTACACGCAAGTCCAGCCTGAACAGACGATGGAATTATAAGAAGAAAAGCTTAACATTGACAAATCAAGTGTGACATTACGTTTGAATTAGCAATTTCAAGATGAGTAAATATACAGGAGTAGTGCAGTATCACTTAAAGGTGGAcagtattttgttgttgtttagcTTTGTGTATCACTTCTTGAGCTACATGTAACAAGTCAGGACTCAATCTAAACATCAAAATGCAAAATTCAATCTGATCAAGTGCTCCATCACCATCCATATCTCCTTCTCTAATCATGTTCTTCAACTCTTCTTCAGTGAAACCTTGCAACCCCATCAGCAGAGAGTTCTTCTTTAGGCTGTCAATTGTGATCACTCCCTTTTCACCATCCATTAACATCCGATACCCTTTGCATAGCTCGTTGATCAGTCCATCTCCGCCTAGCTTTCTCGCCATTATTGGCAGCAAATCTTGAAATTCTAAATGCACCATCTTTGCTTATTTTAGCTTAATGAGGCAAATTAAGTGTGGCTATTTATAGCAATAAGGCAGTTTCTTATTAAGGAAGTTCCCTGGAATATTTTTAGATTCTTGGAAAGCCAAGTTATGTATGTCCAATTTCTAGACTAGTCAGATGAGGGAACTTGTTTactattttcttagaatttcCATTGCTTGTTGGAAATTCTATTTCAGACCAAGTCAGGCCCTTCATCcgtcaaaattaattaaaatggagTTTCAAGGAAACCAATCATGTGCGTTTGGTGCCAAGGAAGTCATCtttcatgaaataaaatattatactaCCAACATATTGTTTCTTGTATATGGTCggttagtgttttgttgaagatttttgttttttaatgatAAATAATTGTAACAATTTACAGAATGTTTTAttaaaatactccctccgtctcattttatgtgtcgtccttttcttttttcttcatcctAAAAAGAATGTTACGTTTACTTATTTGTTAACTATTTAAACATACAATTTCATTTTTACCTTTATTGGTCCTAAAGATCTCCCACTTAATTAAAGAGAGTAGTAGTACactttttaataaaggacaatttaATAAAAGTCATCAACTGTTttgttatttcttaaactccgtactCGATCAAACGataacacataaaatgagacgaagTGAGTATTTAAATGTTATTTGAAGTAAGTGTATAAATATAAAGTTAAAAGTTAgtatcaacataaacaaaacaaaacaaaaaaaaaagaagaaacttaTTCGTCAGGAAAGTCATTCTTTCCTTCGACGAGAAATTCTTTTTGATAACCAAATATTAAAAAGaacattttcttgaaaaataatttcgGTCGTAGTAAACACCtatttaacaatattttttaGCATAGATTTtaatattcttattattttattgtaaattTGATTGCCAAGGTGGACCGTCACTTTGGTAAAGTCTCTTTTCTCCTTGACGTAGCGGCACTGGTCAGCCAAAGTTTTTCTCATTGTAAAATTTCAATACTCGTAATTATCTTTTTTGAATATGCTAAATGCATATACAATCACTTAAAGTTGGCGTCATTTTttcatttagaaaagaaaaacaatgGGTAATTTGAACCCTTTTGGGGAAAATTGTGCTTGCTTAAAATAGATAATATCACATCATGTTAAGAGTCTCTTTGAGTTGGGTCATCCCAAAAGTTGGTGTATTTTATATTGGTTGGAAAAATGGAGCAAATTTGATTTCCAAGGAATAAGAAGAAGGAACAAGGGAGTGTAACTCAGAAGAAAATAAAGTCTTTCGCGTGCGGATAAGATGTGTTTAATAGACACACTTTGAATGATGTTGAAGTGTATAATAGGTGCAATGTTCAGTTGATATACATATTTGgccttttcaaaattacaaagaaCTGATATAATCCAATACCAAGCAGTTGATTAAATTGATTGATCGCATTGAAATAATCAGCGAATGGAAATTAGAGATCCAATATTTTCTTGTCAACTGACATGTTTAAATggtcaatattaaaaaaaaatcacgaATCTATTATAATATTTGCGTAAtcgtattaaattattattatttttattagtacACAATTACATATGTTTTATGATTAAGATGTAAtcgtattaaattattattatttttattagtacACAATTACATATGTTTTATGATTaagatattatttcttttagtataATGACTACAATATAAgttgatgaaaaaatattttaaacttttaccAAACCTTTAATTTTGATGCATCTATTGAACAGAAATGTCAAAGAATAAATagttataattttctttttttaaaaaaaatattttacaaatttcaGGTACATAAATTGTTTTATAGTGAGatatttctcctttttcatcAAATACTAATTTTTGGATTTCAaattgtcacacccttttttcgcTCGAGGGAATCGAGGTCGAAGGGTTTTTCAAATTAAAGTGATGGTATTGAATAaggattaatttttattatttttagagtcGCTActttggaattgagttatggtatttcaagtcaccttattgaatcccta comes from Capsicum annuum cultivar UCD-10X-F1 chromosome 2, UCD10Xv1.1, whole genome shotgun sequence and encodes:
- the LOC107859511 gene encoding thioredoxin-like fold domain-containing protein MRL7 homolog, chloroplastic isoform X2, with protein sequence MIIHSALNFNFCALSPLSALKAGQQCSSCSFHNFALPRPLKRLTCFATSIKSEEEHFSDPKQNAGSRRRKAKRPQESKVTHNEDKDSAKIFPITLPKKPRRGRRGEAAAVEDFVRDSLEKTFASIREQNSEIIKDTENILKDRVDDDTDSDESSDDEDESSGGMKEKKMIVEEEDPDWPLDADVGWGIRASEYFDKHPIKNVIGEDGVEIDWEGEIDDCWVKEINCLEWESFAFHPSPLIVFVFERYNRASDNWKALKELEKAAKVYWSAKERLPPRTVKIDINIERDLAYALKVKECPQILFLRGNRILYREKDIRMADDLVRMIAYFYYNAKKPSCINDEALSPRS
- the LOC107859511 gene encoding thioredoxin-like fold domain-containing protein MRL7 homolog, chloroplastic isoform X1, whose translation is MFLILGVIPHRDFNPPSKVFTRGKMIIHSALNFNFCALSPLSALKAGQQCSSCSFHNFALPRPLKRLTCFATSIKSEEEHFSDPKQNAGSRRRKAKRPQESKVTHNEDKDSAKIFPITLPKKPRRGRRGEAAAVEDFVRDSLEKTFASIREQNSEIIKDTENILKDRVDDDTDSDESSDDEDESSGGMKEKKMIVEEEDPDWPLDADVGWGIRASEYFDKHPIKNVIGEDGVEIDWEGEIDDCWVKEINCLEWESFAFHPSPLIVFVFERYNRASDNWKALKELEKAAKVYWSAKERLPPRTVKIDINIERDLAYALKVKECPQILFLRGNRILYREKDIRMADDLVRMIAYFYYNAKKPSCINDEALSPRS
- the LOC107861247 gene encoding calcium-binding protein PBP1, with product MVHLEFQDLLPIMARKLGGDGLINELCKGYRMLMDGEKGVITIDSLKKNSLLMGLQGFTEEELKNMIREGDMDGDGALDQIEFCILMFRLSPDLLHVAQEVIHKAKQQQNTVHL